The Thermothielavioides terrestris NRRL 8126 chromosome 2, complete sequence genome includes a region encoding these proteins:
- a CDS encoding ARP5-like protein — protein sequence MAPSATDETVSQRDAWKNLPPPTVYPVKEAKFEKYLPPQLDGRERALARPEGQAAIVIDNGSSTVRAGWSFETKPRLAIPPIMSKYRDRKFGKTFSFAGQDCYADTTARGHIRNAFEAGTGIVSNWDVMEHVLDHVFIKLGMNGVEGGIDMPIVMTEAVANLPYSRKMMSEIIFECYSAPSVVYGIDSLFSYRHNQGKTGLVVSSSYSATHLIPVYNSKALLSQTIRLNWGGWHAAEYLLKLIRLKYHTGFPGKLNSSQAEHMIRDFCYVSLDYDNEAARFMDWAGLEDRERIIQYPYTEEVVVQKSEEELARIAERKKESGRRLQEQAAKMRLERLMKKEQELEYYRDVQRRLADQNKKEAKRLLDEAELKDEAALERVIRDLERSIKKARTKDLGGEQEEEQEAPDFSLLDVPDEQLDEAGLKQKRQQRLLKSNHDARARAKAEKEAEKARIAEEARLDEERRINDLEGWLEEKRQARLAKLAQIKERERLKADLGNRKSLASQIRMKNIANLASDAPTGAAGSRKRRRGGDDDDFGADDADWGVYRSVAIGANRGDSDDEEEGEEDLEAAVRALEADLLTYDKDFTYEQTLDAQKDWSKSLLHAFRYGPRPFDPSSPAETHRLHLNVERIRVPEVLFQPAAIAGVDQAGVVEIAGDILTQRLPPLLGRDAAGDFLRDVFLTGGVTLFQNFDERLRQGLTALLPAGAPLAIRRAQDPVLDAWRGAAGWACTDEAKKAWITREEYLEKGGEYIKEHDLGNAFP from the exons ATGGCGCCCTCCGCGACAGACGAGACGGTCAGCCAACGGGACGCCTGGAAGAACCTGCCCCCGCCAACTGTGTATCCGGTCAAGGAAGCCAAATTCGAGAAGTACCTGCCGCCGCAGTTGGATGGCCGAGAACGTGCTCTCGCCCGGCCTGAAGGACAGGCCGCCATCGTGATCGACAATG GCTCGTCTACCGTCCGCGCGGGCTGGTCATTCGAGACCAAGCCGCGCCTGGCGATTCCTCCCATCATGTCCAAGTACCGCGATCGGAAATTCGGCAAGACCTTCTCGTTCGCCGGCCAAGACTGCTACGCCGACACCACCGCCCGTGGTCACATCCGTAACGCCTTCGAAGCAGGCACTGGCATCGTCAGCAACTGGGACGTGATGGAGCACGTCCTCGACCATGTCTTCATCAAGCTCGGCATGAATGGGGTGGAGGGGGGCATTGACATGCCCATTGTCATGACCGAGGCTGTCGCAAACCTCCCATACTCGAGGAAAA TGATGAGCGAGATAATCTTCGAGTGCTACAGCGCGCCCAGCGTCGTCTACGGGATTGACTCGCTCTTCTCATACCGCCACAACCAGGGCAAGACCGGCCTGGTTGTGTCTTCCTCGTACAGCGCCACCCATCTCATCCCGGTCTACAACTCCAAAGCCTTGCTGTCCCAGACAATAAGGCTGAACTGGGGTGGCTGGCATGCCGCCGAATACCTCCTCAAGCTCATCCGGCTCAAATACCACACCGGGTTTCCGGGGAAGCTCAACTCCTCACAAGCCGAGCACATGATCCGTGATTTCTGCTACGTCTCGCTGGACTACGACAACGAAGCTGCGCGGTTCATGGACTGGGCGGGGCTCGAGGACAGGGAGCGCATTATTCAATACCCCTATACGGAAGAGGTGGTTGTGCAAAAAAGTGAAGAGGAGCTGGCGCGAATCGCCGAGAGGAAAAAGGAGAGTGGCCGCAGGCTGCAGGAACAAGCAGCCAAGATGCGCTTGGAGAGGTTGATGAAAAAGGAGCAGGAACTCGAGTACTACAGGGACGTACAGCGCCGGCTAGCCGACCAGAACAAGAAGGAGGCGAAACGGCTGCTGGACGAAGCCGAACTGAAGGACGAGGCCGCCCTGGAGCGAGTGATCCGCGATCTCGAACGCTCCATCAAGAAAGCCCGGACGAaagacctcggcggcgagcaggaggaggagcaggaagcTCCCGATTTCAGCCTGCTGGACGTGCCAgacgagcagctcgacgaggcggGTTTGAAGCAGAAACGCCAGCAACGGCTGCTCAAGTCGAACCACGACGCCCGGGCACGGGCGAAAGCCGAGAAGGAAGCCGAAAAGGCCAGGATAGCAGAAGAGGCCCGGCTCGACGAGGAACGGCGCATCAACGACCTGGAGGGCTGGCTCGAAGAAAAGCGCCAGGCGCGCCTCGCCAAGCTGGCCCAGATCAAAGAGCGCGAGCGCCTCAAGGCCGACCTCGGCAACCGCAAGTCCCTCGCCAGCCAGATCCGCATGAAGAACATCGCCAACCTCGCGTCGGACGCGCCCACGGGCGCCGCGGGGAGCCGcaagcgccgccgcgggggcgacgacgacgactttggcgccgacgacgccgactgGGGCGTCTACCGCAGCGTCGCCATCGGCGCTAACAGgggcgacagcgacgacgaggaagagggcgaggaggacctcgaggccgccgtgcgcgcgctcgaggccgacctgCTCACCTACGACAAGGACTTCACCTACGAGCAGACGCTCGACGCGCAGAAGGACTGGTCCAAGTCCCTCCTGCACGCGTTCCGGTACGGGCCGCGGCCCTTCGACCCGTCCTCCCCGGCCGAGACCCACCGGCTGCACCTCAACGTGGAGCGCATCCGCGTGCCCGAGGTGCTCTTccagcccgccgccatcgcgggcgtcgaccaggccggcgtcgtcgagatCGCCGGCGACATCCTCACCCAGCGGCTGCCcccgctcctcggccgcgacgccgccggcgacttCCTGCGCGACGTCTTCCTCACCGGCGGCGTCACGCTCTTCCAGAACTTCGAcgagcgcctgcgccagGGGCTGaccgcgctgctgcccgccggcgcgccgctcgCCATCCGCCGCGCCCAGGACCCCGTGCTGGACGcctggcgcggcgccgccggctgggcgTGCACCGACGAGGCGAAAAAGGCCTGGATCACGCGCGAGGAGTACCTCGAGAAGGGCGGCGAGTATATCAAG GAACACGACCTGGGCAACGCCTTCCCTTGA
- a CDS encoding methylsterol monooxygenase (orthologue of C-4 methyl sterol oxidase B from Penicillium chrysogenum) — MASAVLNSTIADLGSTATLTTVFEEVSKYNVHLNVFERLWVSWYLWMQNDTIATGIMSFVMHEIVYFGRCLPWMIIDAIPYFNKYKLQNTKVPTWKEQFECAALVLFSHCTVELPQIWLFHPLATYFGMEYGVPFPPAWKMAMQITIFFVIEDAWHYWFHRALHYGPLYKAIHKMHHTYSAPFGLAAEYASPIEVMLLGFGIVGSPIVWVSLTGDMHLLTMYLWIILRLFQAIDAHSGYDFPWSLRHILPFWAGADHHDLHHERFIGNYASSFRWWDYFLDTEAGEAASKKRRERKLAEIRAKKAQ; from the exons ATGGCGTCTGCAGTCCT GAATTCGACAATCGCGGACCTAGGCTCAACAGCCACCCTCACGACCGTCTTCGAGGAGGTTTCCAAGTACAATGTCCACCTGAATGTCTTCGAGCGCCTCTGGGTC TCCTGGTATCTCTGGATGCAGAACGACACGATCGCGACGGGCATCATGAGCTTTGTGATGCACGAGATTGTTTACTTCGGCAGGTGCCTGCCCTGGATGATCATCGACGCGATCCCGTACTTCAACAAGTACAAACTGCAGAAT ACGAAGGTGCCAACATGGAAGGAGCAGTTTGAGTGCGCCGCGCTCGTCCTGTTCAGCCACTGCACGGTTGAGCTCCCGCAGATCTGGCTGTTCCACCCGTTAGCGACCTACTTCGGCATGGAGTACGGCGTCCCGTTCCCGCCGGCGTGGAAGATGGCTATGCAGATCAccatcttcttcgtcatcgAGGATGCCTGGCACTACTGGTTCCACCGTGCGCTGCACTACGGCCCGCTCTACAAGGCGATCCACAAGATGCACCACACGTACAGCGCGCCCTTCGGCCTCGCGGCCGAGTACGCATCCCCGATCGAGGTCATGCTTCTGGGCTTCGGTATTGTCGGGTCCCCGATCGTCTGGGTCTCGCTGACGGGCGACATGCACCTGTTGACCATGTACCTGTGGATCATCCTCCGCCTCTTCCAGGCCATCGACGCCCACAGCGGCTACGACTTCCCATGGAGCCTGCGCCACATCCTGCCCTTCTGGGCCGGCGCTGACCACCACGACCTGCACCACGAGCGCTTCATCGGCAACTACGCGTCGAGCTTCCGCTGGTGGGACTACTTCCTCGAcaccgaggccggcgaggcggccaGCAAGAAGCGCCGCGAGAggaagctggccgagatcCGGGCCAAGAAGGCCCAGTGA